A single region of the Streptomyces sp. NBC_01803 genome encodes:
- the groL gene encoding chaperonin GroEL (60 kDa chaperone family; promotes refolding of misfolded polypeptides especially under stressful conditions; forms two stacked rings of heptamers to form a barrel-shaped 14mer; ends can be capped by GroES; misfolded proteins enter the barrel where they are refolded when GroES binds) codes for MAKIIAFNEEARRGLERGMNQLADAVKVTLGPKGRNVVLEKKWGAPTITNDGVSIAKEIELEDPYEKIGAELVKEVAKKTDDVAGDGTTTATVLAQALVREGLRNVAAGANPMALKRGIEAAVEKVSEALLNQAKEVETKEQIASTASISAGDTQIGELIAEAMDKVGKEGVITVEESQTFGLELELTEGMRFDKGYISAYFATDMERMEAELEDPYILIVNSKVSNVKDLLPLLEKVMQSGKPLLIIAEDVEGEALSTLVVNKIRGTFKSVAVKAPGFGDRRKAMLGDIAILTGGQVISEEVGLKLENATLDLLGRARKVVITKDETTIVDGSGDSEAVQGRVNQIRAEIESSDSDYDREKLQERLAKLAGGVAVIKAGAATEVELKERKHRIEDAVRNAKAAVEEGIVAGGGVALLQASSVFEKLELEGDEATGAAAVRLALEAPLKQIAVNAGLEGGVVVEKVRNLTPGHGLNAATGEYVDMLAAGIIDPAKVTRSALQNAASIAALFLTTEAVIADKPEKAAAGAGDAAGGMGGGMDF; via the coding sequence ATGGCCAAGATCATCGCGTTCAACGAGGAGGCGCGGCGCGGCCTTGAGCGCGGGATGAACCAGCTCGCCGACGCCGTCAAGGTCACACTCGGCCCCAAGGGCCGGAACGTCGTGCTGGAGAAGAAGTGGGGCGCCCCCACCATCACCAACGACGGTGTGTCCATCGCCAAGGAGATCGAGCTGGAGGATCCCTACGAGAAGATCGGCGCCGAGCTGGTCAAGGAAGTAGCCAAGAAGACGGACGACGTGGCCGGTGACGGCACGACGACCGCGACCGTCCTGGCGCAGGCGCTGGTCCGTGAGGGCCTGCGCAACGTCGCCGCCGGCGCCAACCCGATGGCGCTGAAGCGCGGCATCGAGGCCGCGGTCGAGAAGGTCTCCGAGGCCCTGCTGAACCAGGCCAAGGAGGTCGAGACCAAGGAGCAGATCGCCTCGACCGCCTCCATCTCCGCCGGCGACACCCAGATCGGTGAGCTGATCGCCGAGGCCATGGACAAGGTCGGCAAGGAAGGCGTCATCACCGTCGAGGAGTCGCAGACCTTCGGGCTGGAGCTTGAGCTCACCGAGGGCATGCGCTTCGACAAGGGCTACATCTCCGCCTACTTCGCGACCGACATGGAGCGCATGGAGGCCGAGCTGGAGGACCCCTACATCCTCATCGTCAACTCCAAGGTCAGCAACGTGAAGGACCTCCTTCCGCTGCTGGAGAAGGTCATGCAGTCGGGCAAGCCGCTGCTGATCATCGCCGAGGACGTCGAGGGCGAGGCCCTGTCCACCCTGGTCGTGAACAAGATCCGCGGCACCTTCAAGTCCGTCGCCGTCAAGGCCCCGGGCTTCGGCGACCGCCGCAAGGCCATGCTGGGCGACATCGCGATTCTCACCGGCGGCCAGGTGATCTCCGAGGAGGTCGGCCTCAAGCTGGAGAACGCGACGCTCGACCTGCTGGGCCGCGCGCGCAAGGTCGTCATCACCAAGGACGAGACCACGATCGTCGACGGCTCCGGTGACAGCGAGGCCGTCCAGGGCCGGGTCAACCAGATCCGCGCCGAGATCGAGTCCTCCGACTCGGACTACGACCGCGAGAAGCTCCAGGAGCGGCTGGCGAAGCTGGCCGGCGGCGTGGCCGTCATCAAGGCCGGTGCCGCCACCGAGGTGGAGCTGAAGGAGCGCAAGCACCGCATCGAGGACGCGGTGCGCAACGCCAAGGCCGCCGTCGAGGAGGGCATCGTCGCCGGTGGTGGCGTGGCCCTGCTCCAGGCGTCCAGCGTCTTCGAGAAGCTGGAGCTGGAGGGTGACGAGGCCACCGGCGCCGCCGCCGTCCGGCTGGCCCTGGAGGCCCCGCTGAAGCAGATCGCCGTGAACGCCGGCCTTGAGGGCGGTGTCGTGGTGGAGAAGGTGCGGAACCTGACCCCGGGCCACGGCCTCAACGCCGCCACCGGTGAGTACGTGGACATGCTGGCCGCGGGCATCATCGACCCGGCCAAGGTCACGCGCTCCGCGCTGCAGAACGCCGCCTCCATCGCGGCGCTGTTCCTGACGACCGAGGCCGTCATCGCCGACAAGCCGGAGAAGGCGGCTGCCGGTGCGGGCGACGCGGCCGGCGGCATGGGCGGCGGCATGGACTTCTGA
- a CDS encoding ubiquitin-like small modifier protein 1 yields the protein MSVTVRIPTILRTYTGGKAEVAAEGETLGDVLADLDRKHQGIAGRVLDDDGKLRRFVNVYVNDDDVRFTEGLRTPTPDGAGVSIIPAVAGG from the coding sequence ATGAGTGTTACCGTCCGAATCCCGACCATTCTGCGCACGTACACCGGCGGTAAGGCGGAGGTCGCCGCCGAGGGCGAGACGCTCGGTGACGTGCTCGCCGACCTCGACCGGAAGCACCAGGGCATCGCCGGCCGGGTGCTGGACGACGACGGCAAGCTGCGGCGATTCGTCAACGTTTATGTGAACGACGACGACGTCCGCTTCACGGAAGGTCTGCGGACGCCGACCCCGGACGGCGCGGGCGTCTCGATCATCCCGGCCGTCGCGGGCGGCTGA
- a CDS encoding TetR/AcrR family transcriptional regulator, with product MTDDAQDPAESAGPGTVRPGGRTARVRAAVLDAAGDALAERGFAHLDLADVARRAGVGKTTVYRRWGTVTGLVADLLLDMAEQPLPRDESGALLDDLKANARLVRRALADPRQGALFKAVIAAATCDERTAEALHRFYEVRVDEWAPCVEGAVERGELPGGTDAREVIRAVSAPLYYRLLASGGPLDEDSADRAAEAATEAARAGVYVR from the coding sequence ATGACTGACGACGCACAAGACCCGGCGGAGTCGGCCGGGCCCGGCACCGTACGCCCGGGAGGCCGCACGGCCCGGGTGCGCGCGGCCGTCCTCGACGCGGCCGGGGACGCCCTGGCCGAGCGCGGCTTCGCCCACCTCGACCTCGCGGACGTGGCGCGCCGCGCCGGGGTGGGCAAGACGACGGTCTACCGCCGCTGGGGCACGGTCACCGGGCTCGTCGCCGATCTGCTGCTCGACATGGCGGAACAGCCGTTGCCCCGCGACGAGTCCGGCGCGCTGCTCGACGACCTCAAGGCCAACGCCCGCCTGGTGCGGCGCGCCCTCGCCGACCCCCGGCAGGGCGCGCTCTTCAAGGCGGTCATCGCCGCCGCCACCTGCGACGAGCGCACCGCCGAGGCACTGCACCGGTTCTACGAGGTCCGCGTCGACGAGTGGGCACCCTGCGTGGAAGGCGCCGTCGAGCGCGGCGAGCTGCCCGGGGGCACGGACGCGCGCGAGGTGATCAGGGCGGTCTCGGCACCGCTCTACTACCGGCTGCTGGCGAGCGGCGGGCCGCTGGACGAGGACAGCGCGGACCGCGCCGCCGAGGCCGCCACCGAGGCCGCCCGCGCCGGGGTCTACGTGCGCTGA
- a CDS encoding helix-turn-helix domain-containing protein gives MIETAFRSDDLPREERFERFRGMVREFYDARSEHAEDYWAHERYLQLGAVQVSHKRFLPMEVHRTPTSPFASGSDIYQISLVQNGIVRTEWTERNSVSAVSPAGGLYVHDPARVEMSAFHVPAGGEPYQSLCMIVPKSMLALPPARVERLFGRRVPVDEGFGALLEKFLSGLTADADSFGPADGPRLGTVAVDLVSALFGHLLAGEDAVTPESRARTLILRIRVFIQEHLSDPELSPQTVADAHHISVSYLHKLFQTEGTTVAAFIRRQRLEHIRRALSDAALRGMPIHAIAARWGFPNAADFSRTFRATYGVPPRDFRQQTLGAVRT, from the coding sequence CACGTGAGGAGCGTTTCGAGCGCTTCCGGGGGATGGTGCGGGAGTTCTACGACGCGAGAAGCGAACACGCCGAGGACTACTGGGCGCACGAGCGGTATCTCCAGTTGGGCGCCGTGCAGGTGTCCCACAAGCGGTTCCTCCCGATGGAGGTGCACCGGACCCCGACCTCGCCCTTCGCGAGCGGCTCGGACATCTACCAGATCTCCCTTGTCCAGAACGGCATCGTGCGCACCGAGTGGACCGAGCGGAACAGCGTCTCCGCGGTGTCCCCGGCGGGCGGCCTGTACGTGCACGATCCGGCGCGCGTCGAGATGTCCGCCTTCCACGTGCCGGCGGGCGGGGAGCCGTACCAGTCGCTGTGCATGATCGTGCCCAAGTCCATGCTCGCGCTGCCGCCCGCCAGGGTGGAACGGCTCTTCGGGCGGCGGGTGCCCGTCGACGAGGGGTTCGGCGCGCTGCTGGAGAAGTTCCTCAGCGGGCTGACGGCGGACGCCGACTCCTTCGGCCCGGCGGACGGGCCCCGGCTCGGCACCGTGGCGGTCGACCTGGTGTCCGCGCTCTTCGGCCATCTGCTGGCCGGCGAGGACGCGGTGACGCCCGAGTCGCGCGCCAGGACGCTGATCCTGCGCATCCGCGTCTTCATCCAGGAGCATCTGTCCGACCCGGAGCTCTCCCCGCAGACCGTCGCCGACGCGCACCACATCTCGGTGAGCTATCTGCACAAGCTGTTCCAGACGGAGGGCACCACGGTCGCGGCGTTCATCCGGCGGCAGCGCCTGGAGCACATCCGCCGGGCGCTCTCCGACGCGGCGCTGCGCGGCATGCCCATCCACGCCATCGCCGCCCGCTGGGGCTTCCCCAACGCCGCCGACTTCAGCCGCACGTTCCGCGCGACGTACGGCGTTCCGCCCCGGGACTTCCGGCAGCAGACGCTCGGCGCCGTGCGGACCTGA
- the thrC gene encoding threonine synthase: protein MSVLTQKGGARAATPAVDLGPAVALSCRECGERFELAPIFACASCFGPLEIAYDLPSGDPEELRRRIAAGPASIWRYAPLLPVPADVADKPNLNPGWTPLVKADRLAAALGVTGDLYVKDDSGNPTHSFKDRVVANAVEAARAFGFTTLSCSSTGNLAGAVGAAAARAGLRSCVFIPHDLEQGKVVMAAVYGGDVVGIQGTYDDVNRFCSELIGDPAGERWGFVNVNLRPYYAEGSKTLAYEICEQLGWRLPDQLVVPIASGSQLTKIDKGLKELIAIGLVEEKPYKIFGAQAAGCSPVSQAYKAGHDVVRPVKPDTIAKSLAIGNPADGPYVLDIARRTGGAIEDVTDEQVVDAIHLLARTEGVFAETAGGVTVGVTRKLIESGALDPSLTTVVLNTGDGLKTLDAVESTARPSAIIRPNLDAFREAGLAS from the coding sequence ATGTCTGTGCTCACTCAGAAGGGCGGCGCGCGCGCCGCCACCCCCGCCGTCGACCTGGGTCCCGCCGTGGCGCTGTCCTGCCGGGAGTGCGGCGAGCGATTCGAGCTCGCCCCGATCTTCGCCTGCGCGTCCTGTTTCGGGCCGCTGGAGATCGCCTACGACCTTCCCAGCGGCGACCCCGAAGAGCTGAGGCGCCGGATCGCGGCGGGTCCGGCCAGCATCTGGCGTTACGCACCGCTGCTCCCCGTGCCCGCCGACGTGGCGGACAAGCCGAATCTGAACCCCGGCTGGACCCCGCTCGTCAAGGCCGACCGCCTCGCCGCCGCGCTGGGCGTCACCGGCGATCTGTATGTGAAGGACGACTCCGGCAACCCCACGCACTCCTTCAAGGACCGCGTGGTGGCCAACGCCGTGGAGGCCGCCCGCGCCTTCGGCTTCACCACCCTCTCCTGCTCCTCCACGGGCAACCTGGCCGGCGCCGTCGGCGCGGCGGCGGCCCGCGCGGGGCTGCGCTCCTGCGTCTTCATCCCGCACGACCTGGAGCAGGGCAAGGTCGTCATGGCGGCGGTGTACGGCGGCGACGTGGTCGGCATCCAGGGCACGTACGACGACGTGAACCGGTTCTGCAGCGAGCTGATCGGCGACCCGGCCGGCGAGCGCTGGGGCTTCGTGAACGTGAACCTCCGCCCCTACTACGCGGAGGGCTCCAAGACCCTGGCCTACGAGATCTGCGAGCAGCTCGGCTGGCGGTTGCCGGACCAGCTCGTGGTGCCGATCGCCTCCGGCTCCCAGCTCACCAAGATCGACAAGGGGCTCAAGGAGCTGATCGCCATCGGGCTGGTCGAGGAGAAGCCCTACAAGATCTTCGGCGCCCAGGCGGCCGGCTGCTCGCCGGTCTCGCAGGCGTACAAGGCGGGCCACGACGTGGTCCGGCCGGTCAAGCCGGACACCATCGCCAAGTCGCTGGCGATCGGCAATCCGGCGGACGGCCCGTATGTGCTGGACATCGCACGGCGTACGGGCGGCGCGATCGAGGACGTCACGGACGAGCAGGTCGTGGACGCCATCCACCTGCTGGCGCGCACCGAGGGCGTCTTCGCGGAGACCGCGGGCGGGGTGACGGTCGGGGTGACCAGGAAGCTCATCGAGTCCGGCGCTCTCGACCCCTCGCTGACGACGGTCGTCCTCAACACCGGTGACGGTCTGAAGACTCTGGACGCGGTGGAGTCCACCGCTCGTCCTTCCGCCATCATTCGTCCGAATCTTGACGCGTTCCGAGAGGCTGGCCTCGCATCATGA
- a CDS encoding cold-shock protein, protein MAQGTVKWFNAEKGYGFIAVDGGADVFVHYSAIQMDGYRTLEEGQRVEFEISQGQKGPQADMVRVSA, encoded by the coding sequence ATGGCTCAGGGCACCGTCAAGTGGTTCAACGCGGAGAAGGGCTACGGCTTCATCGCGGTAGACGGTGGTGCGGACGTGTTCGTCCACTACAGCGCGATCCAGATGGACGGGTACCGCACCCTGGAAGAGGGGCAGCGGGTCGAGTTCGAGATCTCGCAAGGACAGAAGGGGCCACAGGCCGACATGGTCCGAGTGAGCGCCTGA
- a CDS encoding MurR/RpiR family transcriptional regulator, producing MKENFTRRAGRPRPVAIAPRPAPPEPGALAAKVRTMAPSMTRSMQRVAETVASDPAGCAALTVTSLAERTGTSEATVVRTARLLGYPGYRDLRLALAGLAAQQASGAAPAVTADISVDDPLGDVVAKLTQDERQTLTDTAGALDIAQLEASVTALAAARRIDVYGIGASSLVAQDLAQKLLRIGLIAHAHSDPHLAVTNAVQLRTGDVAVAITHSGRTVDVIEPLRAAFDHGATTIAITGRPDGEVTHYADHVLTTSTARESELRPAAMSSRTSQLLVVDCLFIGVAQRTYETAAPALHASYEALAHRHAPRERR from the coding sequence ATGAAGGAAAATTTCACCCGCCGGGCCGGCAGACCCCGTCCCGTCGCCATCGCGCCCCGGCCCGCTCCACCCGAGCCGGGCGCGCTGGCCGCGAAGGTGCGAACCATGGCGCCTTCCATGACCCGTTCCATGCAGCGCGTCGCCGAGACCGTCGCCAGCGACCCGGCCGGCTGCGCCGCGCTCACCGTCACCAGTCTCGCCGAGCGCACCGGCACCAGCGAGGCCACCGTCGTGCGCACGGCCCGCCTCCTGGGCTATCCCGGGTACCGGGACCTGCGCCTGGCCCTCGCCGGGCTCGCCGCCCAGCAGGCGTCGGGCGCCGCCCCGGCCGTCACGGCGGACATCTCGGTGGACGACCCGCTCGGGGACGTCGTCGCCAAGCTCACCCAGGACGAGCGCCAGACCCTCACCGACACGGCCGGCGCGCTGGACATAGCCCAGCTCGAAGCGTCCGTCACCGCCCTGGCCGCCGCCCGCCGCATCGACGTCTACGGCATCGGCGCCTCCTCGCTCGTCGCCCAGGACCTGGCGCAGAAGCTGCTGCGCATCGGGCTGATCGCCCACGCGCACTCCGACCCCCACCTGGCCGTCACCAACGCGGTCCAGCTCCGCACCGGGGACGTCGCCGTCGCCATCACCCACTCCGGCCGCACGGTGGACGTCATCGAGCCGCTGCGAGCCGCCTTCGACCACGGCGCCACCACCATCGCCATCACCGGCCGCCCGGACGGCGAGGTCACGCACTACGCCGACCACGTGCTGACCACCTCGACCGCCCGCGAGAGCGAGCTGCGCCCGGCCGCCATGTCCAGCCGCACCAGCCAACTCCTGGTTGTGGACTGCCTGTTCATCGGTGTCGCGCAGCGCACCTACGAGACGGCCGCCCCCGCGCTGCACGCCAGCTACGAGGCGCTGGCGCACCGCCACGCACCACGGGAACGCCGCTGA
- a CDS encoding DUF4031 domain-containing protein, translated as MTVYIDPPTWPGHGRMWSHLVSDTSFAELHAFAARLGAPRRAFERDHYDLPAERYADAVALGAVEVGSRELVARLRAAGLRRRKRRQRT; from the coding sequence GTGACCGTGTACATCGATCCGCCCACCTGGCCGGGGCACGGCCGGATGTGGTCGCACCTGGTCAGCGACACGTCGTTCGCCGAACTGCACGCCTTCGCCGCCCGGTTGGGGGCGCCGCGCCGTGCCTTCGAGCGTGACCACTACGACCTGCCCGCCGAGCGGTACGCGGACGCCGTCGCGCTGGGCGCCGTCGAGGTCGGCAGCCGCGAGCTGGTCGCCCGGCTGCGGGCGGCCGGGCTGCGGCGGCGCAAGCGGCGTCAGCGCACGTAG
- a CDS encoding glucosyl-3-phosphoglycerate synthase: MLEEAEEWLSRRSWDAADRSMPQLLNAKRAAGAAGSISVVLPALNEEATVGAIVEALRRDLMEDVPLIDELMVVDSGSTDRTSEVAAAAGAKVVHRDEILPRMPTVPGKGEVLWRSLLATSGEIVCFVDADLKDFDSRFVSGILGPLLTEPSVQLVKAMYDRPLGDKPAQAKQGGRVTELVARPLLNLHWPQLAGVVQPLGGEYAARRSLLERLPFPVGYGVELGLLIDTLNLMGLDALAQVDVGVRKHRHQDGQALGRMAAAIMRTAQSRLPGSVMPIRLGLTQFERTDDGGFSPSTHAINAEERPPMATVPEYAARKAA; this comes from the coding sequence GTGCTGGAAGAGGCAGAGGAGTGGCTGAGCCGCCGGTCCTGGGACGCCGCTGACCGCTCTATGCCGCAGCTGTTGAACGCGAAGCGGGCAGCAGGCGCGGCAGGCAGCATCAGCGTGGTCCTCCCCGCGCTGAACGAAGAGGCGACCGTCGGTGCCATCGTGGAAGCGCTGCGGCGCGACCTCATGGAGGACGTGCCACTGATCGACGAACTGATGGTGGTGGACTCCGGCTCCACCGACCGCACCTCGGAGGTGGCCGCCGCGGCGGGCGCCAAGGTCGTGCACCGCGACGAGATCCTGCCGCGGATGCCGACCGTCCCGGGCAAGGGCGAGGTGCTGTGGCGCTCGCTCCTGGCCACGAGCGGCGAGATCGTCTGTTTCGTCGACGCCGACCTGAAGGACTTCGACTCCAGATTCGTCTCGGGGATTCTCGGCCCCCTGCTCACCGAGCCGAGCGTGCAGCTCGTGAAGGCGATGTACGACCGGCCGCTGGGCGACAAGCCGGCGCAGGCCAAGCAGGGCGGCAGAGTCACCGAGCTGGTGGCCCGCCCCCTGCTGAATCTGCACTGGCCGCAGCTCGCCGGTGTGGTGCAGCCGCTCGGCGGGGAGTACGCGGCCCGTCGCTCGCTGCTGGAGCGGCTCCCGTTCCCCGTCGGGTACGGCGTGGAGCTCGGGCTGCTCATCGACACGCTCAACCTGATGGGGCTCGACGCCCTCGCCCAGGTCGACGTGGGCGTGCGCAAGCACCGGCACCAGGACGGGCAGGCCCTGGGCCGGATGGCCGCCGCGATCATGCGCACCGCGCAGAGCCGGCTGCCGGGTTCGGTGATGCCCATCAGACTCGGGCTCACCCAGTTCGAACGCACGGACGACGGCGGTTTCTCGCCGTCGACCCACGCGATCAACGCGGAGGAGCGGCCCCCGATGGCCACCGTCCCCGAGTACGCCGCCCGCAAGGCGGCCTAG
- the murQ gene encoding N-acetylmuramic acid 6-phosphate etherase, translating into MSTEFESLTTEAHRPELAEIDQRSTLDIARAMNAEDAVVPGAVAAQLPRIAAAIDAAAERLARGGRLFYLGAGTAGRLGVLDASECPPTFNTAPEEVIGLIAGGPEAMVSAVEGAEDSRALAAADLDAHGVTPDDVVVGVSASGRTPYAVGAVEHARARGALTIGLSCNAGSPLAAAAEHGIEVVVGPELITGSTRLKAGTAQKLVLNMISTISMIRLGKTYGNLMVDVRASNEKLRARSRRIVRLATGAPDGVIESALTATGGEVKHAILTILGGVDAPTADRLLTESRGHLRAALSAADRG; encoded by the coding sequence ATGTCCACCGAGTTCGAATCGCTGACGACCGAGGCACACCGTCCCGAGCTGGCCGAGATCGACCAGCGCTCGACGCTCGACATCGCCCGCGCCATGAACGCCGAGGACGCCGTCGTCCCCGGCGCCGTGGCCGCGCAGCTCCCGCGCATCGCCGCCGCCATCGACGCGGCGGCGGAGCGCCTGGCGCGCGGCGGAAGGCTGTTCTATCTGGGCGCGGGCACGGCGGGCCGGCTGGGGGTGCTGGACGCCAGCGAGTGCCCGCCCACGTTCAACACCGCGCCCGAGGAGGTCATCGGCCTGATCGCGGGCGGCCCGGAGGCGATGGTGTCGGCCGTCGAGGGCGCCGAGGACAGCCGCGCGCTGGCGGCGGCCGACCTGGACGCGCACGGTGTGACGCCGGACGACGTGGTGGTCGGCGTCTCGGCCTCCGGGCGCACGCCGTACGCGGTCGGCGCGGTGGAGCACGCCAGGGCGCGCGGGGCGCTCACCATCGGACTGTCGTGCAACGCCGGCTCGCCGCTGGCCGCCGCCGCCGAGCACGGCATCGAGGTGGTCGTCGGGCCCGAGCTGATCACCGGCTCGACGCGGCTGAAGGCGGGCACCGCGCAGAAGCTGGTGCTCAACATGATCTCGACCATCAGCATGATCCGGCTCGGCAAGACCTACGGGAACCTGATGGTGGACGTCCGCGCCTCCAACGAGAAGCTCCGCGCCCGCTCGCGCCGCATCGTGCGCCTCGCGACCGGCGCGCCGGACGGGGTGATCGAGTCCGCCTTGACGGCGACGGGCGGCGAGGTGAAGCACGCGATTCTCACCATCCTCGGCGGCGTCGACGCGCCGACGGCCGACCGGCTGCTCACGGAATCGCGCGGCCATCTGCGCGCCGCGCTCTCGGCGGCGGACCGGGGTTAG
- a CDS encoding Cmx/CmrA family chloramphenicol efflux MFS transporter produces MPVAVYVLGAAVFALGTSEFMLSGLLPDVADDLDVSIPTAGLLISAFAIGMVVGAPLLAAATQRLPRRQALLGLLAVFGAGHVVGAVAPGYALLFACRVISALACAGFWAVGTAVAISLVSADARARAMAVMLGGLSIANIAGVPAGALLGQHLGWRSAFWAVALLTALGLAGVLAFVPRGVGARDAARRPRLRAELVMYRDRQVWLAIGTIAFFAAGTFCFFSYLAPLLTDVTGLGEGWVPVVLVLYGIGALTGTLVGGRLADRHMFGTLYTGLGAATAALALIALTARNPVAVVALSGLLGLAAFVGAPALNARIFVLAGAAAPTLAGATVTSAFNTGNTIGPWAGGVVISVGLGYAWTAGLGALLVLAALAGAWLQDREARRGSRAVAGGRPFAGALPRKKVSTQS; encoded by the coding sequence CTGCCCGTCGCCGTATACGTGCTTGGTGCCGCCGTATTCGCCCTCGGCACCTCGGAGTTCATGCTCTCCGGGCTGTTGCCCGATGTCGCGGACGATCTGGACGTCTCGATCCCGACCGCCGGACTGCTGATCTCCGCCTTCGCCATCGGTATGGTCGTCGGCGCCCCGCTGCTGGCCGCCGCCACCCAGCGGCTGCCCCGGCGGCAGGCGCTGCTCGGGCTGCTCGCGGTCTTCGGCGCCGGGCACGTCGTCGGAGCGGTGGCGCCCGGCTACGCGCTGCTGTTCGCGTGCCGGGTGATCAGCGCGCTCGCCTGCGCGGGCTTCTGGGCGGTGGGCACCGCGGTCGCCATCTCGCTGGTGTCGGCCGACGCCCGCGCGCGGGCCATGGCGGTGATGCTGGGCGGGCTGAGCATCGCCAACATCGCCGGCGTACCGGCCGGCGCGCTGCTCGGGCAGCACCTGGGGTGGCGGTCGGCGTTCTGGGCGGTGGCGCTGCTGACCGCCCTCGGGCTGGCGGGCGTGCTCGCGTTCGTGCCCCGGGGCGTCGGCGCCCGGGACGCGGCCCGGCGGCCGAGGCTCCGCGCCGAGCTGGTGATGTACCGTGACCGGCAGGTGTGGCTGGCCATCGGCACCATCGCGTTCTTCGCCGCGGGCACCTTCTGCTTCTTCTCCTACCTCGCGCCGCTGCTCACCGACGTCACCGGGCTCGGCGAGGGTTGGGTGCCGGTGGTGCTGGTGCTGTACGGGATCGGGGCGCTGACCGGCACCCTCGTCGGCGGGCGGCTCGCCGACCGCCACATGTTCGGCACGCTCTACACCGGCCTGGGCGCCGCCACCGCGGCGCTGGCGCTGATCGCGCTCACGGCGCGGAACCCGGTGGCCGTCGTCGCCCTGTCCGGACTCCTGGGCCTGGCCGCCTTCGTCGGCGCGCCGGCGCTCAACGCCCGCATCTTCGTCCTGGCGGGGGCCGCCGCTCCGACCCTCGCGGGCGCCACGGTGACCTCGGCGTTCAACACCGGGAACACCATCGGCCCTTGGGCCGGCGGCGTGGTGATCAGCGTCGGCCTCGGCTACGCCTGGACGGCCGGGCTCGGTGCGCTGCTGGTTCTCGCGGCGCTGGCCGGAGCCTGGCTCCAGGACCGCGAGGCGCGGCGTGGCTCACGAGCCGTCGCGGGCGGGCGTCCCTTCGCCGGTGCACTCCCGCGCAAGAAAGTGTCGACCCAGAGCTAA